In Haloarcula salinisoli, one genomic interval encodes:
- a CDS encoding FAD-dependent monooxygenase: MTEHERYEAVVVGCGPGGAAAAAALARNGVETLVLERGVDAGSKNVSGGLIYAEESAPYTIESLFPGFREQATERPVTDNYIHNVAGDRVKTFDIGELHHHDTAWADSVLRRPMDSWLAERVHERTRETGGGLLTEIHVTGLLREDGEIVGVRTEELEPIEADLVVAADGVNSELARDAGLMDWDDPSEWFQGVKAVVDMDPAVLDDRFDIAPDEGEAHLFSGDLFEGVRGGGFLYTNRDSLSVGTVFHLDSLADERAEPQELLDALLTHPLLAQWLGDDYREREYSAKLVPDSKKVAHESPHRDRLVLVGDAAGQMQAQGPIIKGMNHAVTAGALAAEGFADARSRGDPHRAGEFYERKLREEGVMAKLRPRSYDLVGRLGEVDLVDRATTAVADSALGRLGVRAAPGLLERAYNSPRLVAMIPDTGLPYVTLPTVIAEELGEAVDAENRVDPPELDERIGDLTYDVGEPHIRLVDNSFTASGTAVTACPVSAEDFGGGCYRDERVRTKGHEEHLVSLDTQPCVECGTCAIVADTEWEHPAGGKGVDFDQG, translated from the coding sequence ATGACTGAACACGAGCGATACGAGGCTGTCGTCGTGGGCTGTGGACCCGGCGGTGCCGCTGCGGCAGCTGCGCTGGCCCGAAACGGCGTCGAGACCCTGGTTCTGGAGCGCGGTGTCGACGCCGGCTCGAAGAACGTTTCAGGCGGACTAATCTACGCCGAGGAGTCGGCACCGTACACCATCGAGAGTCTCTTCCCCGGCTTCCGCGAGCAGGCCACCGAACGACCGGTCACGGACAACTACATCCACAACGTCGCCGGCGACCGGGTGAAGACGTTCGACATCGGCGAGCTCCACCACCACGACACCGCCTGGGCCGATTCGGTGCTCCGGCGGCCCATGGACTCGTGGCTGGCCGAGCGCGTCCACGAGCGCACCCGCGAGACCGGCGGCGGGCTCCTGACCGAGATACACGTCACTGGGCTCCTGCGAGAGGACGGCGAAATCGTCGGCGTCCGGACCGAGGAGCTAGAGCCCATCGAGGCGGACCTCGTCGTCGCCGCCGACGGCGTCAACTCGGAGCTGGCCAGGGACGCCGGGCTGATGGACTGGGACGACCCTTCGGAGTGGTTCCAGGGCGTCAAGGCCGTCGTCGACATGGACCCGGCCGTCCTCGACGACCGGTTCGACATCGCCCCCGACGAGGGTGAGGCCCACCTGTTCTCGGGGGACCTCTTCGAGGGGGTGCGGGGCGGCGGGTTCCTGTACACCAACCGGGACTCCCTCTCTGTCGGCACGGTGTTCCACCTCGACTCGCTGGCCGACGAGCGCGCCGAACCGCAGGAACTGCTGGATGCCCTGCTCACGCACCCGCTGCTGGCCCAGTGGCTCGGCGACGACTATCGCGAACGGGAGTACAGCGCCAAACTCGTCCCGGACTCGAAGAAGGTGGCCCACGAATCACCCCACCGAGACCGGCTCGTCCTGGTGGGCGACGCCGCCGGCCAGATGCAGGCACAGGGCCCCATCATCAAGGGGATGAACCACGCCGTCACCGCCGGGGCGCTCGCCGCCGAAGGGTTCGCGGACGCCCGTTCCCGGGGCGACCCGCACCGCGCAGGGGAGTTCTACGAGCGAAAACTCCGCGAGGAGGGCGTCATGGCCAAGCTACGGCCCCGGAGCTACGACCTGGTCGGCCGTCTCGGCGAGGTCGACCTCGTCGACAGGGCAACCACCGCAGTCGCTGACTCCGCGCTGGGGCGACTCGGCGTGCGGGCGGCGCCAGGGCTTCTCGAACGAGCGTACAACTCACCCCGGCTCGTGGCGATGATTCCCGACACCGGACTGCCCTACGTGACGCTCCCGACCGTCATCGCCGAAGAGCTGGGCGAGGCCGTCGACGCGGAGAACCGCGTCGACCCGCCCGAACTGGACGAGCGCATCGGCGACCTGACCTACGACGTTGGCGAGCCCCACATCCGGCTGGTCGACAACTCCTTTACAGCTTCTGGGACGGCCGTCACCGCCTGCCCGGTCAGCGCCGAAGACTTCGGCGGCGGCTGTTACCGCGACGAGCGGGTCCGGACCAAAGGCCACGAGGAACATCTCGTCAGTCTCGACACCCAGCCCTGCGTCGAGTGTGGCACCTGCGCCATCGTCGCCGACACCGAGTGGGAACACCCCGCCGGAGGGAAAGGCGTGGACTTCGACCAGGGGTGA
- a CDS encoding GNAT family N-acetyltransferase, with product MELTEPLQFDHPDRREIYEYVESRGTVSAEQVRQALGMEQHPFGHHLVILRRKGMVSRTGDELRIAYEDTESHSYETAEAEITIRQARQEDLDGLVGAIRAAIGSGEYVDAETVADIVDSEGVIMRHNDVESRIFFVATVDGDVVGWVHLERPETAKLSHTAELTVGVLAQYRGQGIGSRLLERGTEWAAQRGTEKLYNSVPSTNDAAIEFLEAHGWETEAVRADHYKLGDEYADEVMLARAL from the coding sequence ATGGAACTCACCGAGCCACTGCAGTTCGACCACCCGGACAGGCGGGAAATATACGAGTACGTCGAGTCCCGCGGGACCGTCTCCGCCGAGCAGGTTCGCCAGGCGCTGGGCATGGAACAGCATCCCTTCGGCCACCACCTCGTCATTCTCAGACGCAAGGGGATGGTGTCACGCACTGGCGACGAACTTCGCATCGCCTACGAGGACACGGAGAGCCACTCCTACGAGACGGCGGAGGCGGAAATCACCATCCGACAGGCCCGCCAGGAGGACCTCGACGGGCTGGTCGGAGCGATTCGAGCCGCCATCGGCAGCGGGGAGTACGTCGACGCCGAGACGGTCGCGGACATCGTCGACAGCGAGGGCGTCATCATGCGCCACAACGACGTGGAGTCGCGCATCTTCTTCGTCGCCACCGTGGACGGTGACGTGGTGGGCTGGGTCCATCTGGAACGCCCCGAGACGGCGAAGCTCAGCCACACGGCCGAACTCACGGTGGGTGTCCTCGCCCAGTACCGCGGTCAGGGTATCGGTAGCCGATTGCTAGAGCGTGGCACGGAGTGGGCGGCCCAGCGGGGCACCGAGAAGCTCTACAACTCCGTTCCCTCGACGAACGATGCGGCAATCGAATTTCTGGAGGCCCACGGCTGGGAGACCGAAGCGGTCCGGGCGGACCACTACAAACTCGGCGACGAGTACGCCGACGAGGTGATGCTGGCCCGGGCGCTGTAG
- a CDS encoding DUF456 domain-containing protein, with protein sequence MFLTIETGLVVLAFLLLVGGVVGSLVPQVPGALLSLAGVFTHWYATGEPGLGLLVALVIVGVLTLVVDWFGGAIAARAGGASNTTALLAGVVALVLFFVTGPLGIILGVAATVFAVEFYRQQDARQGLKAALVTTAGMLASSVAQALLTGSILLAMFGVALL encoded by the coding sequence ATGTTTCTCACCATCGAGACCGGGCTGGTGGTGCTGGCCTTCCTGTTGCTCGTGGGCGGGGTCGTCGGCAGTCTGGTCCCGCAGGTCCCGGGCGCCCTGCTCTCGCTCGCAGGCGTGTTCACCCACTGGTACGCGACCGGAGAGCCGGGGCTCGGTCTCCTGGTCGCGCTCGTCATCGTCGGCGTCCTGACCTTGGTCGTTGACTGGTTCGGCGGGGCCATCGCGGCCCGAGCCGGCGGGGCCTCGAATACGACGGCGCTGCTCGCGGGCGTCGTCGCGCTGGTGCTGTTCTTCGTCACCGGCCCGCTGGGTATCATCCTCGGGGTCGCCGCGACCGTCTTTGCCGTGGAGTTCTACCGGCAGCAGGACGCCCGGCAGGGACTGAAGGCCGCCCTCGTCACGACCGCCGGGATGCTGGCCTCGAGCGTCGCGCAGGCGCTGCTGACCGGGTCGATACTGCTTGCGATGTTTGGCGTCGCGTTGCTATGA
- the tmcA gene encoding tRNA(Met) cytidine acetyltransferase TmcA produces MELARALRAEAQRADERRVLVLAGDPRLTRERAATALAGTDIPAEETTVLGPEPVLDCERHGQRRAAELLGRTQSAVVVDAHEACRPNALGTAVGAVDGGGLVLLLMPPLDDWPARRDAFDDSLAVPPFDRDQVTGHFRRRLVETIRAHRGIGVVAVDSDGDTVEQSGLTDPPPRRPRRAADPPADHAFPEATYGACQSADQRDAVHALEALLEPGHAVVVEADRGRGKSSAAGLAAANLAREGLDVLVTAPQYRSAGEVFNRAAALLETLGVSVEGDQDDAPQRLTVRTASGDEGYIRYEPPSQAVDLPEEPDVVLVDEAAALPVRRLEALLSAPSVAFTTTVHGYEGAGRGFSVRFRDRLDDAEHVVTEVSMTEPIRYAEADPVEVWAFRALLLDARPPVAQVVGDATPETATYRQLTSSELLADEQLLREAFGLLVLAHYRTEPTDLARLLDAPNLTVRALTQDGEPSDARRSSSERSSDGGHVVAVALLAREGALDSETRERMYEGGRIRGNMLPDVLTTQLRDREAGVPVGQRVLRIATHGAVRSRGLGSKLLSEIRREFADDVDWLGVGFGATPELLDFWRTNGYRILHLSTSRNDRSGEYSAVMIDPCSDAGRELSARHSGWFCDRIGATLTDALDDAAPDVVRGALAAADAEPSSDLSAWEWRLVAGLPTGASILDTNPAPFRRLALRHFVAPADPDALSTREERLLVRKVLQARPWTEVATEMEFVSERECKRAVGGAVETLTRLYREHP; encoded by the coding sequence ATGGAACTGGCGCGGGCGCTGCGTGCCGAGGCCCAGCGAGCCGACGAACGGCGGGTGCTCGTGCTGGCCGGCGACCCCCGACTGACCCGCGAGCGGGCGGCCACGGCGCTAGCTGGGACCGACATTCCGGCCGAGGAGACGACTGTCCTCGGTCCCGAACCGGTCCTCGATTGCGAGCGCCACGGCCAGCGACGCGCCGCCGAACTCCTGGGGCGGACCCAGTCGGCCGTCGTCGTGGACGCCCACGAGGCGTGCCGACCGAACGCACTCGGGACCGCCGTGGGCGCCGTCGACGGCGGCGGACTGGTCCTCCTGTTGATGCCGCCCCTCGACGACTGGCCGGCGCGCCGGGACGCGTTCGACGACTCGCTCGCGGTTCCGCCCTTCGACCGAGACCAGGTGACCGGTCACTTCCGGCGTCGGCTGGTCGAGACTATCCGAGCCCACCGCGGTATCGGCGTCGTCGCCGTCGACAGCGATGGTGACACCGTCGAGCAATCGGGGCTGACCGACCCGCCGCCGCGTCGCCCCCGGCGAGCGGCCGACCCACCGGCCGACCACGCCTTCCCAGAGGCGACCTACGGGGCCTGTCAGAGTGCCGACCAGCGTGACGCGGTCCACGCTCTCGAAGCGCTCCTCGAGCCCGGCCACGCCGTCGTCGTCGAAGCGGACCGTGGTCGCGGGAAATCCAGCGCCGCGGGGCTGGCCGCCGCGAACCTCGCCCGAGAAGGGCTTGACGTGCTGGTGACCGCCCCACAGTATCGCAGCGCCGGAGAAGTGTTCAATCGCGCCGCGGCGCTGCTAGAGACGCTGGGGGTGTCGGTCGAGGGCGACCAGGATGACGCCCCCCAGCGATTGACCGTCAGAACTGCAAGCGGCGACGAGGGTTACATCCGATACGAGCCGCCGTCCCAGGCGGTCGACCTGCCCGAGGAGCCGGACGTCGTGCTCGTCGACGAGGCCGCCGCGTTGCCGGTCCGGCGGCTCGAAGCGCTGCTTTCGGCCCCGTCGGTGGCCTTCACCACGACCGTCCACGGCTACGAGGGCGCTGGCCGGGGGTTCTCGGTTCGCTTTCGCGACCGGCTCGACGACGCCGAGCACGTAGTCACCGAGGTTTCGATGACCGAACCGATACGGTACGCCGAGGCCGACCCCGTGGAGGTGTGGGCGTTCCGGGCGCTCCTGCTGGACGCGCGGCCGCCAGTCGCACAAGTCGTCGGCGACGCGACCCCCGAGACCGCCACTTACCGGCAGCTCACGTCGTCGGAGCTGCTGGCCGACGAGCAGCTACTCCGGGAAGCGTTCGGGCTGCTCGTGCTGGCCCACTACCGGACGGAGCCGACCGACCTCGCGCGGTTGCTGGACGCGCCGAATCTCACCGTGCGGGCGCTGACACAGGACGGTGAGCCGAGCGACGCGAGGCGATCCTCGTCAGAACGGAGTTCTGACGGCGGTCACGTCGTCGCCGTGGCGCTGCTGGCCCGGGAGGGCGCTCTCGACAGCGAGACGCGCGAGCGGATGTACGAGGGCGGACGAATCCGTGGCAACATGCTTCCGGACGTGCTGACGACCCAGCTCCGTGACCGGGAGGCGGGGGTCCCCGTCGGCCAGCGCGTCCTCCGCATCGCCACCCACGGCGCCGTCCGCTCGCGGGGGCTGGGCTCGAAGCTGCTCTCGGAGATACGACGGGAGTTCGCCGACGACGTGGACTGGCTTGGCGTCGGCTTTGGCGCCACGCCCGAACTCCTCGATTTCTGGCGGACCAACGGCTACCGGATACTCCACCTCTCGACGTCGCGAAACGACCGCAGCGGGGAGTACTCGGCCGTGATGATAGACCCCTGCAGCGACGCCGGCCGCGAGCTTTCGGCCCGTCACAGCGGCTGGTTCTGTGACCGAATCGGCGCCACGCTGACCGACGCCCTCGACGACGCAGCCCCCGACGTGGTCCGTGGCGCGCTCGCGGCCGCCGACGCCGAGCCCAGTTCCGACCTTTCGGCGTGGGAGTGGCGCCTCGTCGCCGGCCTCCCCACTGGCGCGTCTATCCTCGATACGAATCCGGCCCCGTTCCGACGGCTCGCACTCCGGCACTTCGTGGCCCCGGCCGACCCGGACGCCCTGTCCACCCGCGAGGAGCGGCTGCTCGTCCGGAAGGTGTTGCAGGCTCGCCCCTGGACAGAGGTCGCCACCGAGATGGAGTTTGTCTCCGAGCGCGAGTGCAAACGGGCCGTCGGGGGTGCGGTCGAAACGTTGACACGCCTCTACCGCGAACATCCGTAG
- a CDS encoding universal stress protein: protein MPQVVVPVRYPLTKDSRRTLAEAIKIAEEDDADLTVLHVNLYQNSTRVSRAELKRAVEEAFGHVPRSRYIVRSGMLVEETILDEVAANDADVVVIGSKQASRWRKMVRRLVDDPDIERFLREELDCDIVTVSSNGAPRHSPSASED, encoded by the coding sequence ATGCCACAGGTCGTGGTCCCGGTCCGCTATCCGCTGACGAAAGACTCCAGACGGACGCTGGCCGAGGCAATCAAAATCGCCGAGGAGGACGACGCCGACCTCACCGTACTTCACGTCAATCTCTACCAGAACAGCACCCGCGTCTCGCGGGCAGAGCTGAAACGAGCCGTCGAGGAGGCCTTTGGCCACGTCCCACGGAGCCGGTATATCGTCCGGTCGGGGATGCTCGTCGAGGAGACGATTCTCGACGAGGTCGCCGCGAACGACGCCGACGTCGTCGTCATCGGCTCGAAACAGGCCAGCCGCTGGCGGAAGATGGTTCGCCGGCTGGTCGACGACCCCGACATCGAACGCTTCCTGCGGGAGGAACTGGACTGTGATATCGTCACCGTCTCCTCGAACGGGGCGCCGCGTCACTCCCCGTCGGCGTCCGAGGACTGA
- a CDS encoding mechanosensitive ion channel family protein — protein MQPGRVLLLQPSPTVTPAGAGQPSDLSQTVVSWLPISVEPWVGDVFSTIVIIVLAWAVSRLVVQLFGRRIAQFFRRPSLTRTALRGIRVTIYLFAILSIMGVWGLKVGDIGLSVAVFSAVVGVVVAPIVGSFISGIFLLADQPYEIGDMIELADRDQRGFVEDITLRHTKIFTLDNSFLVIPNGTMRDRDVVNYSAEDPRMRLSLDVLVTYESDIGEARTLVERAARQVDNVIGGGPDIRVGAARYPAAPTCYINEYGDHGVLLTLRYWVTEPYKLLAARSKVQTNLADLVEDADVEFAYPHSHLHFDETSGAMELSMAEQRGREMEFPTDGGEPGPSAPQSSDADGE, from the coding sequence ATGCAACCCGGTCGCGTCTTGCTATTGCAACCGTCACCGACTGTGACACCGGCCGGGGCCGGGCAGCCGTCGGACTTGAGCCAGACGGTCGTCTCGTGGTTGCCGATTTCCGTCGAGCCGTGGGTCGGGGACGTCTTCAGCACCATCGTCATCATCGTGTTGGCCTGGGCCGTCTCGCGGCTCGTCGTCCAGCTGTTCGGTCGGCGTATCGCTCAGTTCTTTCGCCGACCGAGCCTCACCCGGACGGCGTTGCGGGGGATTCGGGTCACTATCTACCTGTTCGCAATTCTCTCGATTATGGGCGTCTGGGGGCTCAAAGTCGGCGACATCGGCCTCTCTGTCGCCGTCTTCTCCGCCGTGGTCGGTGTCGTCGTCGCCCCCATCGTCGGGAGCTTCATCTCCGGCATCTTCCTGCTTGCCGACCAGCCCTACGAGATCGGCGACATGATAGAGCTGGCCGACCGGGACCAGCGCGGCTTCGTCGAGGACATCACGCTCCGGCACACGAAGATTTTCACCCTCGACAACTCCTTCCTGGTCATTCCGAACGGGACGATGCGGGACCGTGACGTCGTCAACTACTCCGCCGAGGACCCCCGAATGCGGCTCTCGCTGGACGTGCTGGTCACCTACGAGAGCGACATCGGCGAGGCCCGGACGCTCGTCGAGCGGGCGGCCCGCCAGGTCGACAACGTCATCGGCGGCGGGCCGGACATCCGTGTCGGCGCGGCCCGATATCCCGCGGCGCCGACCTGCTACATCAACGAGTACGGCGACCACGGCGTCCTGTTGACGCTGCGCTACTGGGTGACCGAACCGTACAAGCTGCTGGCGGCCCGCTCGAAGGTCCAGACCAACCTCGCGGACCTCGTCGAGGACGCCGACGTGGAGTTCGCGTACCCCCACTCACACCTGCACTTCGACGAGACCAGCGGGGCGATGGAACTGTCGATGGCCGAGCAGCGTGGGCGGGAGATGGAGTTCCCCACGGACGGGGGCGAGCCCGGGCCGTCCGCGCCTCAGTCCTCGGACGCCGACGGGGAGTGA
- a CDS encoding proteasome assembly chaperone family protein, with translation MSTPDSSRPQFAVTDDAIDIDTLAVGFTEYGLAGLTAVDYLSDQLDMRQAGHLEAAGPPHITPFEGGVPRHHTRLYVDEERSLGVVVGERMVPVETAPAVADAVWALADRLAPESLSVLTGVPIAHGPDDHVPFYIATEDYRERYLDDSDIRPMGTGFLEGVTAELVASGIDDDLAVGVLTTPAHPQAPDAAAAIRLLEALAETHEIDVDTGPLEAFAATVEAQYTALAERIESADEAAMPDDRMYM, from the coding sequence ATGTCCACTCCCGACAGCTCGAGGCCGCAGTTCGCGGTGACAGACGACGCCATCGACATCGACACGCTCGCCGTCGGGTTCACGGAGTACGGGCTGGCCGGCCTGACCGCCGTCGACTATCTCTCGGACCAGCTCGATATGCGGCAGGCGGGCCATCTCGAGGCCGCCGGCCCGCCACACATCACACCGTTCGAGGGCGGCGTTCCGCGCCATCACACGCGCCTGTACGTCGACGAGGAGCGCTCTCTCGGTGTCGTCGTCGGGGAACGCATGGTCCCTGTCGAGACGGCCCCAGCGGTCGCCGACGCTGTCTGGGCGCTCGCGGACCGACTCGCTCCTGAGAGCCTCAGTGTCCTCACCGGCGTCCCTATCGCCCACGGCCCGGACGACCACGTCCCGTTCTACATCGCGACCGAGGACTACCGCGAGCGCTATCTCGACGACAGTGACATCCGACCGATGGGGACCGGCTTCCTCGAGGGCGTAACCGCAGAGCTCGTGGCCAGCGGTATCGACGACGACCTTGCAGTGGGTGTGTTGACCACGCCGGCCCATCCCCAGGCCCCCGACGCAGCCGCCGCCATCCGATTGCTGGAGGCACTGGCGGAGACCCACGAAATCGACGTCGACACGGGCCCGCTGGAGGCGTTCGCCGCCACCGTCGAGGCCCAGTACACGGCGCTAGCCGAACGCATCGAATCGGCCGACGAGGCCGCGATGCCTGACGACCGGATGTATATGTGA
- a CDS encoding phage terminase large subunit family protein, which yields MTSTKSVSANATATAPPPESRQKTSLFCPSCGHESPVTGDWELEQTDEGQAYRCPWCHTVISSRPEN from the coding sequence ATGACCTCCACCAAGTCCGTCTCCGCGAACGCAACCGCGACCGCACCGCCTCCCGAGAGCCGACAGAAGACGTCGCTGTTCTGTCCCTCCTGTGGCCACGAGAGCCCGGTCACCGGCGACTGGGAGCTAGAACAGACCGACGAGGGGCAGGCCTATCGGTGCCCCTGGTGTCACACGGTCATCAGTAGCCGCCCCGAGAACTAG
- a CDS encoding translation initiation factor eIF-2B, giving the protein MIDETVAEIEEMQTHSSSVVAIKAATALRELTDREFPTVEEYVRTLERNSRALRRANRSHASLHTTQQEIVDTVADADPDDVSTAKGLTVEAIDRVVGDVEAAQDRAAERGADALADEDVLFTHDFSSTVLAAIEAAVDDGATFEVYVSESRPRYLGRKMARKLGTMDGVEVTLLVDAASGYYLSEADRVVVGMDCIVDETLYNRIGTYPLATAAAQEDVPMTVIGADSKFVDGAFAFETEIRSPSEVHREPADEFTIGNPAYDATPLSLLDSIVTDEETHDLD; this is encoded by the coding sequence ATGATTGACGAGACAGTCGCGGAGATAGAGGAGATGCAGACCCACAGTTCCTCTGTCGTCGCGATCAAGGCAGCGACGGCGCTGCGGGAGCTGACCGACCGGGAGTTCCCAACCGTCGAGGAGTACGTCCGCACGCTGGAGCGCAACAGCCGCGCGCTGCGTCGGGCCAATCGCTCGCACGCCTCGTTGCACACCACCCAGCAGGAAATCGTCGACACGGTCGCCGACGCCGACCCCGACGACGTCTCGACGGCCAAGGGACTGACAGTCGAGGCTATCGACCGTGTAGTCGGGGACGTCGAGGCGGCCCAGGACCGCGCGGCCGAACGCGGGGCCGACGCGCTGGCCGACGAGGACGTACTCTTTACGCACGACTTCTCCTCGACGGTGCTTGCGGCAATCGAGGCGGCCGTCGACGACGGCGCCACCTTCGAGGTGTACGTCTCCGAGTCCCGGCCGCGGTATCTGGGCCGCAAGATGGCGCGCAAATTGGGTACCATGGACGGTGTCGAAGTGACGCTGCTGGTCGATGCGGCGTCGGGGTACTACCTCTCCGAGGCCGACCGGGTCGTCGTGGGGATGGACTGCATCGTCGACGAGACGCTGTACAACCGCATCGGTACCTATCCGCTGGCGACGGCGGCGGCCCAGGAAGACGTTCCGATGACGGTCATCGGCGCCGACTCGAAGTTCGTCGACGGCGCCTTCGCATTCGAGACCGAGATTCGCTCACCCTCGGAGGTCCATCGCGAACCGGCCGACGAGTTCACCATCGGGAACCCGGCCTACGACGCGACGCCGCTGTCGCTCTTAGACTCGATTGTCACGGACGAAGAAACGCACGACCTGGACTAG
- a CDS encoding class I fructose-bisphosphate aldolase, with amino-acid sequence MRPLGDSPLVRNDKTLVLAHDHGVEHGPKQFSGVEDRLDPNHVFEMATHDAVTALAVGKGLTETYYPSYKDDVNLLAKLNGGSDLWMGDPYSAHNWSVDYAAELDVDAIGYTIYPGVNDEVEMFEAFGEVQENARDHDLPIAMWAYPRGQAVKEHRSKEIIAYAARLGLELGSDFTKVKYPRSKENMAYAVQSAADNRVLLSGGSKTSDREFLELVEDCMDVGVAGLAVGRNVWQRENPYEMLDMLEEVVFEGASADDVL; translated from the coding sequence ATGCGACCTCTTGGAGACTCACCGCTCGTTCGTAACGACAAGACGCTTGTGCTGGCACACGACCACGGAGTGGAACACGGTCCCAAGCAGTTCTCTGGGGTGGAAGATCGGCTGGACCCGAACCACGTCTTCGAGATGGCGACACACGACGCCGTCACCGCGCTTGCAGTGGGGAAGGGGCTGACCGAGACGTACTACCCGAGCTACAAGGACGACGTGAATCTCCTCGCCAAGCTCAACGGCGGTTCCGACCTCTGGATGGGCGACCCCTACTCCGCCCACAACTGGTCTGTCGACTACGCCGCCGAGCTCGATGTCGACGCCATCGGCTACACTATCTACCCCGGCGTCAACGACGAAGTGGAGATGTTCGAGGCCTTCGGGGAAGTCCAGGAGAACGCCCGCGACCACGACCTCCCCATCGCCATGTGGGCCTACCCGCGCGGGCAGGCCGTCAAGGAACACCGCAGCAAAGAGATTATCGCCTACGCCGCGCGTCTGGGCCTGGAACTGGGTTCGGACTTCACGAAGGTGAAATACCCCCGCAGCAAGGAGAACATGGCCTACGCCGTGCAGTCGGCCGCTGACAACCGCGTGTTGCTTTCGGGCGGCTCCAAGACATCCGACCGCGAGTTCCTCGAACTCGTCGAAGATTGCATGGACGTCGGCGTCGCCGGTCTCGCCGTCGGTCGCAACGTCTGGCAGCGAGAGAACCCCTACGAGATGCTCGACATGCTCGAGGAGGTCGTCTTCGAGGGCGCCAGCGCGGACGACGTCCTGTAG
- a CDS encoding DUF7557 family protein has product MPTVELDEKTIRRLDGLREEDESYDELVTELINIYEAEELTLFHGGDEY; this is encoded by the coding sequence ATGCCGACAGTTGAACTCGACGAGAAGACGATTCGGCGGCTCGACGGCCTCCGTGAAGAAGATGAGTCCTACGACGAACTCGTCACCGAGCTCATCAACATCTACGAGGCAGAGGAGCTGACGCTGTTCCACGGCGGCGACGAGTACTAG
- a CDS encoding DUF5799 family protein, with the protein MSDDWTGRIAGERMTVDRQFTDRVEASSFSNQQWGLVMTAVEFDIEGPADPETATLVADTSKLPSIMPELDKVGQGGPMGGAPGSSDSRDSSGSGGFLSGVKAALGLASGGGDDDRTEEAKQLAQAYADELQQQLESNGRWESVCEQASS; encoded by the coding sequence ATGAGCGACGACTGGACCGGCCGTATCGCCGGCGAGCGGATGACCGTCGACAGGCAGTTCACGGACCGAGTCGAGGCCTCCTCGTTCTCTAACCAGCAGTGGGGCCTCGTGATGACTGCCGTCGAGTTCGACATCGAGGGGCCAGCGGACCCCGAGACGGCGACACTCGTCGCTGACACGTCGAAGCTCCCGTCGATCATGCCGGAACTCGACAAGGTCGGCCAGGGCGGCCCGATGGGCGGCGCGCCGGGCAGCAGCGACTCCCGGGACAGCTCCGGGAGCGGCGGCTTCCTGTCGGGCGTGAAAGCGGCGCTCGGGCTGGCCAGCGGTGGCGGCGACGACGACCGGACCGAGGAAGCCAAACAGCTCGCCCAGGCCTACGCCGACGAGCTACAGCAACAGCTGGAGTCCAACGGGCGCTGGGAGAGCGTCTGCGAGCAGGCCAGCAGCTGA
- a CDS encoding OsmC family protein — MADIEVNSTCEDGYTVESVINGEWELITDALSEDGPSPNEILAADYASCYIPALRVAAGKYNYDDIGQVEIEVAADLDEDDDLESIAFDLTVEESLGEEEQDIVDLAEDICHVHSALVEELHAEIEIESGV; from the coding sequence ATGGCAGATATCGAAGTCAACAGCACGTGCGAGGACGGGTACACAGTCGAGAGCGTCATCAACGGTGAGTGGGAGCTCATCACCGACGCCCTCTCGGAGGACGGCCCCTCGCCCAACGAGATCCTGGCGGCCGACTACGCCTCCTGTTACATCCCGGCACTGCGCGTCGCCGCGGGCAAGTACAACTACGACGACATCGGCCAGGTCGAAATCGAAGTCGCCGCTGACCTCGACGAGGACGACGACCTCGAGAGTATCGCCTTCGACCTGACCGTCGAGGAGTCACTGGGCGAGGAGGAGCAGGATATCGTCGACCTCGCGGAGGACATCTGTCACGTCCACTCCGCGCTGGTAGAGGAGCTGCACGCCGAGATAGAGATCGAGTCGGGCGTCTGA